CCATAGGGCTGGCAAGCCCCGCAGGATTAAAGAGGCTGAATTCAGCGGCCTCTGAGCCAAAACGCTGTGCCAGACCCGTGCCGGTGCCCAGCAAAGACGGATAGCCATCGAACACCAGATCATAATCCCTGTCGCGCTCTCGGTCCGTGTATTGGGCGCTGTCGACAGACTCGACCGTCGCGTCGATGCCTGCGTCTTTCAGGCTGGAGACAAAGTTTTCGGCAACTGCGCGGTTTGTAGGTGAGCCAGATGAATTCAGCAAGAAATTGAGGCTCAGCTGCTTTCCGTCTTGAGACCGAACTTTGCCCGCATCATCGACAGTATAGCCCGCCTCTTCCAGCAGTTTCAGCGCTTTGCGCTTGTTCTTGCGTGTGATGAGGCGGTCTTCGTCACTTACATGTGGTACCCACGGCTCTGTTTCCAGAACTTCAGCAGGTACCAAGTCTCCCAAGGACTGCAAAAATTCCAGTTCAGGGCCTTCAGGTGTGCCTGTTGCTTCTAACTCTGTGCCTGTCGAGAAGGAACGTTGTTGCTCATAGAGACCGTAAAGGAGTGATTTGTTTGTCCATTCAAAATTGAACAAGAGTGCAACAGCCTCGCGCACCCGCTTGTCCTTGAGCGGTTCCGAGCCAAGGTTGAATACGATGCCCGACATTGCAGGCGGCGCGCCGTCGGCAAGTTCTTCCAACTTGACCCAGCCGCGCTGAACCGCGGGGAAATCATAAGAACTGGCCCAGAGTTTTGGATCAGACTCCGTCCGGTACGTTACTTCTCCGGCCTTGAAGGCTTCAAAGGCGGCCGTGGAATCGGCAAAATACTCAAGTCGGATCGTATCGAAATTGTGCCGCCCTTTGTTGATGGGCAAATCCCAACCCCAGTAGTCAGGGTTTCGTTTGAAAACCACCCGTCGGTTTGGCTCTACTTCTTGCAAAATGTACGGGCCAGATCCCGGCGAAATCTCAAGCCGTGGTTCGTCCAGCCGTGCGCCTGTCTCTTCGTACCATTTTTTGGACCAGACCGGCACGCCACCGACCTGGTCAATGAGGCTACGGCGGGAGATGCCGTCAGCGAATGTAAACTTG
This DNA window, taken from Roseovarius sp. S88, encodes the following:
- a CDS encoding extracellular solute-binding protein — protein: MTRSRSRAKSRALDGQKPRFVATTLMVLSILILSAWTAFAEDQKIIKSHGYSFFGDLNYPEDYTHFDYVNPDAPKGGEISIALAGSFDSMNPYTRNGRASALSTVMYESLLGEILAGAGSLPSDDYDEGYGLLAHTVEYPEDKSWVIFHMRPEARFSDGTPVTAHDVAFSHNLLLDQGLKSYAEAVRKRIPSVEVIDDHTIKFTFADGISRRSLIDQVGGVPVWSKKWYEETGARLDEPRLEISPGSGPYILQEVEPNRRVVFKRNPDYWGWDLPINKGRHNFDTIRLEYFADSTAAFEAFKAGEVTYRTESDPKLWASSYDFPAVQRGWVKLEELADGAPPAMSGIVFNLGSEPLKDKRVREAVALLFNFEWTNKSLLYGLYEQQRSFSTGTELEATGTPEGPELEFLQSLGDLVPAEVLETEPWVPHVSDEDRLITRKNKRKALKLLEEAGYTVDDAGKVRSQDGKQLSLNFLLNSSGSPTNRAVAENFVSSLKDAGIDATVESVDSAQYTDRERDRDYDLVFDGYPSLLGTGTGLAQRFGSEAAEFSLFNPAGLASPMVDEIIAKSLLTESKEEENMTIRALDRALRHEFFLIPDGYAPNHWVAYWDQYAHPEEIPPFALGTLDFWWYDADKAQKLKEAGAQ